The following proteins are co-located in the Gordonia polyisoprenivorans genome:
- the map gene encoding type I methionyl aminopeptidase, which translates to MTVRARLRPGKLSPIRTVPDSIERPEYVWKPKVNEGHEPWVQTPEVIEKVRVASKIAANALAEAGKAVAPGVTTDELDRIAHEYMIDHGAYPSTLGYKDFPKSCCTSLNEVICHGIPDSTVIADGDIVNIDVTAYIDGAHGDTNATFLAGDVSQEARDLVERTRIATERAIKAVKPGRELNVIGRVIEAYANRFGYTVVRDFTGHGIGETFHNGLVVLHYDQPNVDTVLEPGMVFTIEPMINLGGLPWEMWDDGWTVVTVDKKWTAQFEHTLVVTEDGAEILTVPDN; encoded by the coding sequence ATGACTGTGCGTGCCCGTCTGCGTCCCGGCAAGCTCTCGCCGATCCGGACCGTTCCCGACTCCATAGAACGTCCGGAGTACGTGTGGAAGCCGAAGGTCAACGAGGGCCATGAACCCTGGGTGCAGACCCCCGAGGTCATCGAGAAGGTGCGCGTGGCGAGCAAGATCGCGGCCAACGCACTCGCCGAGGCCGGCAAGGCCGTCGCGCCGGGCGTCACCACCGACGAACTCGACCGCATCGCGCACGAGTACATGATCGACCACGGCGCCTACCCATCGACCTTGGGCTACAAGGACTTTCCCAAGTCGTGCTGCACCTCGTTGAACGAGGTGATCTGCCACGGCATCCCCGATTCCACCGTCATCGCCGACGGCGACATCGTCAACATCGACGTCACCGCCTACATCGACGGCGCGCACGGCGACACCAACGCCACCTTCCTCGCCGGCGACGTGTCCCAGGAGGCACGCGACCTCGTCGAACGCACCCGCATCGCCACCGAGCGCGCCATCAAGGCGGTCAAACCCGGACGCGAACTCAACGTCATCGGTCGCGTCATCGAGGCGTACGCGAATCGCTTCGGTTACACCGTCGTTCGCGATTTCACCGGTCACGGCATCGGCGAGACCTTCCACAACGGACTCGTCGTGCTGCACTACGACCAGCCGAACGTCGATACCGTCCTCGAACCCGGCATGGTGTTCACGATCGAGCCGATGATCAACCTCGGCGGGCTGCCGTGGGAGATGTGGGACGACGGCTGGACGGTGGTCACCGTCGACAAGAAGTGGACCGCCCAGTTCGAGCACACCCTCGTCGTCACCGAGGACGGCGCGGAGATCCTCACCGTCCCCGACAACTGA
- a CDS encoding heme/hemin ABC transporter substrate-binding protein, whose translation MRQRHLTPHRHQERTITTTTLVLAVFAVVGLLVGACSTAPMEQSSSSEAAGSHLRSGPQTATLPGSDVTPVTTSPTTTLPVTVDSDGGGKVTVTDTRRIIAVDRNGTLGNIVFALGLGGRVVGRDQSTTFPSAAKLPVVTGNGHQLNSESVLALNPTVVLVDAATTPPQAVDAIRASQIPVVTFSSTRTIATTPNLIRSVAAALGVKPAGEQLVKRTESEITEAKATLPHPTGDPKIAFLYIRGPHLVLLAGPNSGADDLVAALGGTDAGTAAGLTAEFTAVTAEALLRANPDVILVMTQGADSVGGLDGVLALPGVSDTNAGRARRVVQMDETEVLAFGPDVGKVIGALGHAIYT comes from the coding sequence GTGCGGCAGCGACATCTCACCCCCCACCGGCACCAGGAGCGGACGATCACGACGACCACCCTGGTGCTCGCGGTGTTCGCGGTCGTCGGTCTACTCGTCGGGGCGTGCAGCACCGCGCCGATGGAGCAGTCCTCGTCCTCCGAAGCCGCCGGCTCGCATCTGCGCAGCGGCCCGCAGACCGCGACGCTGCCGGGCTCGGATGTGACACCGGTGACCACCTCTCCCACGACCACCCTGCCGGTGACCGTCGATTCCGACGGGGGCGGCAAGGTCACCGTCACCGATACCAGACGCATCATCGCCGTCGACCGCAACGGCACACTCGGCAACATCGTGTTCGCCCTCGGTCTCGGTGGCCGGGTGGTGGGCCGCGATCAGTCGACAACCTTCCCGTCCGCGGCCAAGCTCCCGGTGGTCACCGGCAACGGTCACCAGCTCAACTCCGAATCGGTGCTGGCGTTGAACCCGACCGTCGTCCTCGTCGACGCCGCCACCACACCACCACAGGCGGTCGACGCGATCCGTGCGTCACAGATCCCGGTGGTGACGTTCAGCTCGACCCGCACCATCGCCACCACCCCCAATCTCATCCGGTCGGTGGCGGCCGCCCTCGGCGTGAAGCCGGCCGGCGAGCAGCTCGTCAAGCGCACCGAATCGGAGATCACCGAGGCCAAGGCCACGCTCCCGCACCCCACCGGCGACCCGAAGATCGCCTTCCTCTACATCCGCGGACCCCACCTGGTGCTGCTGGCCGGACCGAACTCCGGTGCCGACGATCTCGTCGCCGCCCTCGGCGGCACCGATGCGGGTACCGCCGCAGGCCTCACTGCCGAGTTCACCGCCGTGACCGCCGAGGCGCTGTTGCGCGCGAATCCCGACGTGATCCTGGTGATGACGCAGGGCGCGGACTCCGTCGGCGGTCTCGACGGGGTGCTCGCGTTGCCCGGTGTCTCTGACACGAACGCCGGACGTGCCCGACGAGTGGTGCAGATGGACGAGACCGAGGTGCTGGCGTTCGGGCCCGACGTCGGCAAGGTCATCGGCGCGCTCGGGCACGCGATCTACACATGA
- a CDS encoding winged helix-turn-helix transcriptional regulator → MAPTCPSRVVLHRIGARWTVFVVTALADGPMRFSALKAHIAGITPKVLTETLRALEFDGLVARTDHGGQPPRVEYSLTELGRSLLVPLAAVRAWAEEHVPKVEAANARAAAPEGPR, encoded by the coding sequence ATGGCCCCGACCTGCCCGAGCCGGGTGGTGCTGCACCGGATCGGCGCGCGCTGGACGGTCTTCGTGGTCACCGCACTCGCCGATGGTCCGATGCGATTCAGTGCGCTCAAGGCACACATCGCGGGGATCACCCCCAAGGTGCTCACCGAAACCCTGCGTGCGCTGGAGTTCGACGGACTCGTCGCACGCACCGATCACGGTGGTCAGCCGCCGCGCGTGGAGTACTCGCTGACCGAGCTCGGCCGCTCGCTGCTGGTCCCGTTGGCCGCGGTGCGTGCGTGGGCCGAGGAACACGTCCCCAAGGTCGAGGCGGCCAATGCTCGGGCGGCGGCGCCGGAAGGACCGAGATGA
- a CDS encoding alpha/beta fold hydrolase: MDVGELTFDVTVGGPERGPWVLLLHGFPVNGQCYDAVVPRLHEAGLRTIVPNQRGYSPGARPSDVDAYRIDHLVADAIGILDAMNVHYALLVGHDWGGLVAWHLASRYPDRFTGFVAVSTGHPSATRDSLATSDQRERSSYIKDFIADGAEEKLLARDGVLLRRAGVTAEELQPLKEPGALTAGLNWYRANFTGDIAKNMACGPVEIPTTMVWSDGDAALGREQAERSGRYAYSDFRFCVLPGIDHWIPQKAPAELASEISLRSAVF, from the coding sequence GTGGACGTCGGCGAGTTGACCTTCGACGTCACCGTGGGAGGACCCGAGCGGGGGCCGTGGGTGCTGCTGCTGCACGGATTCCCGGTGAACGGACAGTGTTACGACGCCGTCGTGCCCCGCCTACACGAGGCGGGTTTGCGGACGATCGTGCCGAATCAACGTGGCTACAGCCCCGGGGCGCGCCCGAGTGACGTGGACGCCTATCGCATCGACCATCTCGTCGCCGACGCCATCGGAATCCTCGACGCGATGAACGTGCACTACGCACTGCTCGTCGGCCACGACTGGGGTGGGCTGGTCGCCTGGCATCTGGCGTCGCGCTACCCCGACCGCTTCACCGGCTTCGTCGCGGTCTCCACCGGCCACCCCTCGGCCACCCGGGACTCCCTGGCCACCAGTGACCAGCGTGAGAGGTCGTCCTACATCAAGGATTTCATCGCCGACGGCGCCGAGGAGAAACTCCTGGCCCGGGACGGCGTGCTGCTGCGTCGCGCGGGGGTGACCGCCGAGGAACTCCAACCGCTCAAGGAGCCGGGCGCTCTGACCGCCGGACTCAATTGGTATCGGGCGAACTTCACCGGCGACATCGCCAAGAACATGGCGTGCGGTCCGGTCGAGATCCCGACGACCATGGTCTGGAGCGACGGCGATGCGGCTCTGGGACGCGAGCAGGCCGAGCGCAGTGGACGATATGCCTACTCCGACTTCAGGTTCTGTGTCCTGCCCGGCATCGACCACTGGATTCCGCAGAAGGCGCCGGCCGAGCTCGCCAGCGAGATCAGCCTGCGCTCGGCGGTGTTCTGA
- a CDS encoding SDR family oxidoreductase produces the protein MNQSLSGTTVLVIGGAKHLGLAIARRADAAGASVIIGARDLAAARSAATDLDNGRAVAIDVTDEASIAAAAAELGAVDHIVSTAAAHHNVAVRDLDHDATVTAFEAKVIGPMLVAKHFAPRMPATGSITLFSGVAAWKPAPGYAVMGITNGAVAFAVSHLAAELAPVRVNAISPGIVDSGTWDGMPEADRDAFFSGVAEGIPARRVGAVDDIVDAAQWLLTAGFVSGETIHVEGGARSA, from the coding sequence ATGAACCAATCCCTGTCCGGTACCACTGTTCTCGTCATCGGCGGCGCCAAGCACCTCGGACTCGCGATCGCCCGGCGTGCCGACGCCGCCGGGGCCTCGGTGATCATCGGGGCCCGCGATCTCGCCGCGGCACGCTCGGCGGCCACCGACCTCGACAACGGCCGCGCAGTCGCCATCGACGTCACCGACGAGGCGTCCATCGCCGCTGCCGCCGCAGAACTGGGCGCCGTCGACCACATCGTGTCGACCGCGGCCGCCCATCACAACGTGGCGGTCCGCGATCTCGACCACGACGCGACGGTGACCGCCTTCGAGGCCAAGGTGATCGGCCCGATGCTGGTGGCCAAGCACTTCGCGCCGAGAATGCCGGCGACCGGCTCGATCACGTTGTTCTCCGGGGTCGCGGCGTGGAAGCCGGCACCGGGATACGCGGTGATGGGTATCACCAACGGTGCCGTCGCATTCGCCGTCAGTCATCTCGCTGCCGAACTCGCACCGGTGCGGGTCAACGCGATCTCGCCGGGCATCGTCGACTCCGGTACCTGGGACGGCATGCCCGAGGCGGATCGCGACGCGTTCTTCTCCGGTGTCGCCGAAGGCATCCCGGCGCGGCGGGTGGGAGCCGTCGACGACATCGTCGACGCCGCGCAGTGGCTGCTCACCGCGGGTTTCGTCTCCGGCGAGACCATCCACGTCGAAGGCGGTGCCCGCAGCGCATGA
- a CDS encoding cobyric acid synthase: protein MTGLPGMSGPAGAVLIGGTSSDAGKSLLVAGLCRALARQGVRVAPFKAQNMSNNSVVTLDGGEIGRAQALQAYACGLEPSTRFNPVLLKPGGDRRSHVIVRGRPAGDVGAADYFTRRTRLLEVVTDELRSLREEFDVVICEGAGSVAEINLRDTDIANMGLAQAADLPVLLVTDIDRGGSLAHLFGTTAILGADDQSRIAGYVINKFRGDPAILAPGIEQVRQITGRPTLGVLPFDPDLWIDAEDSLASPVGRRVGPPETNPVGAVHGAVGSRLRVAAIRLPRISNSTDVEALACEPGVEVTWVDDPASVAAADLAVLPGTRATLADLAWLRSHGIDAALIARAAEDRPTLAICGGFQMLAHRIVDGIESVSGPAVVDGLQIFDIDIAFGADKVVRRVSGSAAGHRIEGYEIHHGQVVRSAETGWLVDDVDGPEGARRGATYGTHWHGLLASDGFRRDFLREVAARSGIADFAPAAEVSVEAIRSSQVDRIADLVSAHLDLAALVEIVRCGADPRLPTIRHSLQQRTR, encoded by the coding sequence ATGACCGGGCTGCCCGGGATGAGTGGGCCGGCAGGGGCCGTGCTGATCGGCGGCACCAGCTCGGATGCGGGTAAGAGCCTGCTCGTGGCGGGTCTGTGCCGGGCGCTGGCACGCCAGGGTGTGCGGGTCGCGCCGTTCAAGGCCCAGAACATGTCGAACAACTCGGTGGTCACCCTCGACGGGGGCGAGATCGGCCGGGCCCAAGCACTGCAGGCCTACGCCTGCGGGTTGGAACCATCGACGCGGTTCAACCCCGTCCTGCTCAAACCCGGGGGTGATCGCCGGTCGCATGTCATCGTGCGTGGCCGGCCCGCCGGTGATGTCGGCGCCGCCGACTACTTCACCCGACGCACCCGGCTACTCGAGGTGGTGACCGACGAATTACGGTCCCTCCGCGAAGAATTCGACGTGGTGATCTGCGAGGGGGCGGGCTCGGTCGCCGAGATCAACCTCCGCGACACCGACATCGCGAACATGGGCCTCGCACAGGCCGCCGACCTCCCGGTCCTGCTGGTCACCGACATCGACCGCGGCGGATCGCTGGCGCACCTGTTCGGCACCACCGCAATCCTCGGCGCCGACGACCAGTCGCGGATCGCCGGGTACGTGATCAACAAGTTCCGTGGCGATCCGGCGATTCTCGCACCCGGGATCGAGCAGGTGCGACAGATCACCGGACGCCCGACGCTCGGTGTGCTGCCCTTCGATCCGGACCTGTGGATCGATGCCGAGGACTCGCTGGCGAGCCCGGTCGGCCGACGGGTCGGTCCGCCCGAGACCAACCCGGTCGGCGCGGTGCACGGCGCTGTCGGGTCGCGCCTGCGGGTCGCGGCGATCCGGTTGCCGCGCATTTCCAATTCCACCGACGTCGAGGCACTGGCCTGTGAACCGGGCGTCGAGGTGACCTGGGTGGACGACCCGGCGTCGGTCGCCGCCGCCGATCTGGCCGTCCTCCCGGGAACCCGGGCGACTCTCGCGGACCTGGCCTGGCTGCGTTCGCACGGCATCGATGCCGCGCTGATCGCCCGGGCCGCCGAAGATCGCCCGACGCTGGCCATCTGCGGTGGATTCCAGATGCTGGCGCATCGCATCGTCGACGGGATCGAATCCGTCTCGGGCCCCGCGGTGGTCGACGGTCTGCAGATCTTCGACATCGACATCGCGTTCGGCGCCGACAAGGTGGTGCGTCGGGTGTCCGGATCGGCCGCCGGGCACCGCATCGAGGGCTATGAGATTCATCACGGGCAGGTGGTGCGCTCGGCGGAGACGGGATGGCTCGTCGACGACGTCGACGGTCCGGAGGGAGCGCGACGCGGCGCGACATACGGCACGCACTGGCACGGCCTGCTCGCCTCCGACGGGTTCCGCCGGGACTTCCTCCGCGAGGTGGCGGCGAGGTCCGGGATAGCCGATTTCGCCCCGGCTGCCGAGGTGAGCGTCGAGGCAATACGCAGCAGCCAGGTCGACCGGATCGCCGACCTCGTGTCGGCTCATCTGGACCTGGCCGCGCTCGTCGAGATCGTGCGGTGCGGCGCCGACCCGCGACTGCCGACGATCAGACACTCCCTCCAACAGAGGACGCGTTGA